A stretch of Geomonas oryzisoli DNA encodes these proteins:
- a CDS encoding DegT/DnrJ/EryC1/StrS family aminotransferase, with protein sequence MIKRSARPSLLELFSTAAHVEVLGDKNASFAGYGRFALKNLFQVLGFGAGDRILLPAYICDVVLLPFEELGIEPVYYGVTRDFQIDWESVHLLPRTKALLTVNYFGTSIDYAAIEAYAARHGLTWISDNAHGFASMAGGKPLEEYGDISLTCFRKVLPSLNGACVRFNTPRYLPFKTELDRLNDKGASEPRLRFFCKSFLASFGIDPWPIPDYADAAAFRDRAPGCFGVDPLALKLYVLADRTRVRERRRSLYQSVAAAVAGRGMQISEIPGLLRDGNSPLVLPVEVSEPGLWRRILNSSRKLGLDLHTWPSLPAQVAAADLLGSTTRWRRMLYFPLHQGLHEATYLTLLKKVFDEL encoded by the coding sequence TTGATCAAGAGATCCGCTCGCCCAAGCTTGTTGGAACTCTTCAGTACAGCGGCGCATGTCGAGGTGTTGGGGGACAAGAATGCCAGCTTCGCAGGTTACGGGCGCTTTGCCCTGAAGAACCTGTTCCAGGTTCTCGGCTTCGGCGCAGGCGACAGAATCCTGCTTCCCGCGTACATCTGCGACGTTGTGTTGCTCCCCTTTGAAGAGCTGGGTATAGAACCGGTTTACTATGGGGTGACCCGGGATTTTCAAATCGACTGGGAAAGCGTGCACCTTCTCCCCCGCACGAAGGCCCTGCTCACGGTGAACTATTTTGGCACCAGTATCGATTATGCTGCCATCGAGGCCTACGCGGCACGTCACGGTCTGACCTGGATCAGCGATAACGCGCATGGCTTCGCCAGCATGGCCGGCGGGAAGCCACTGGAGGAGTACGGTGACATCAGTCTCACCTGCTTTCGCAAGGTGCTCCCCTCGCTAAACGGCGCCTGCGTCCGCTTTAATACTCCGCGATATCTGCCATTCAAGACGGAACTGGACCGGCTGAACGATAAGGGGGCGAGTGAGCCGCGCCTGCGTTTTTTCTGCAAATCGTTTCTAGCTAGCTTCGGCATCGACCCTTGGCCCATACCGGACTACGCCGATGCGGCTGCTTTCCGGGACCGTGCCCCTGGATGCTTCGGTGTGGATCCGCTGGCACTAAAGCTTTACGTCCTGGCTGACCGCACCCGAGTGAGGGAGCGGCGTCGTTCCTTATATCAATCGGTTGCTGCAGCCGTGGCGGGCCGCGGTATGCAGATCAGCGAGATACCGGGTCTGTTGCGGGACGGCAACTCTCCGCTGGTCCTGCCCGTCGAGGTGTCTGAACCGGGACTTTGGCGCAGAATCCTCAACTCCAGCAGGAAGCTTGGGCTGGATCTTCACACTTGGCCGAGCCTCCCGGCGCAGGTCGCCGCCGCCGACCTCCTGGGCTCAACCACGCGCTGGCGCCGGATGCTTTATTTCCCGCTGCACCAAGGGCTTCATGAGGCCACCTACCTGACACTGCTGAAGAAGGTTTTCGATGAACTTTGA
- a CDS encoding polysaccharide deacetylase family protein, which translates to MKKLLLAGVHHLGLYRLFTPFYGGHTSIILLHRVRPAQQTTGLDGGHEVTPEFLEAFIEERKRCGWRFISLDYLLDNYEECSRRKRNLIITLDDGYQDNYRYAYPLFQKYRVPFTIYVTTSFPDGTADLWWYKLASVVNNTQEIFIDSAMGTVVIPAAVDPRGAFRTLRRHFLSLGREEQADFLEDLMERYGSQYREERFAMSWDEILQLSRDELCTIGSHTTSHGNLRKLGREEALRDMVLAKSETEQRIGKPVLHFSYPYGTEQEASWREEQLAREAGFKTAVTTRIGNLFYEHIQHLYLLPRIPLQQGAFERLNPIYLSGMYSAIARRFRRVVTH; encoded by the coding sequence TTGAAAAAACTGCTGTTAGCAGGTGTCCACCACTTGGGGCTGTACCGTCTGTTCACTCCTTTTTACGGTGGCCATACCTCGATAATCCTGTTGCACCGGGTAAGGCCCGCGCAGCAAACGACAGGACTCGACGGCGGTCATGAGGTGACTCCGGAGTTTTTGGAAGCCTTCATTGAGGAGCGCAAGAGGTGTGGCTGGCGCTTTATTTCTCTTGATTACCTCCTCGATAATTATGAGGAGTGCAGCCGACGCAAGAGGAACCTGATCATCACTCTCGACGACGGCTATCAGGACAACTACCGTTACGCCTATCCCTTGTTCCAAAAGTACCGCGTCCCATTCACAATATATGTAACTACCTCCTTTCCTGATGGCACGGCAGACCTTTGGTGGTACAAGCTAGCCTCCGTGGTGAACAACACCCAGGAGATCTTTATCGATTCCGCCATGGGGACGGTGGTCATTCCTGCGGCGGTGGACCCCCGAGGCGCGTTCCGCACTTTGCGTCGTCACTTCCTTTCCCTTGGGCGCGAGGAGCAGGCGGACTTTCTGGAGGACTTGATGGAGCGCTATGGCTCGCAGTACCGGGAAGAAAGATTCGCCATGTCATGGGACGAAATCTTGCAACTTTCCCGGGATGAACTCTGCACCATCGGAAGCCATACGACAAGTCACGGCAATCTCAGGAAACTCGGTCGCGAGGAGGCGCTTCGTGACATGGTGCTGGCCAAGTCTGAGACGGAGCAAAGGATCGGGAAGCCGGTGCTTCACTTTTCTTACCCGTATGGCACCGAGCAAGAGGCGTCTTGGCGTGAGGAACAGCTTGCCAGGGAGGCGGGTTTCAAGACAGCGGTTACCACCAGGATCGGAAACCTGTTCTACGAGCACATCCAGCACCTCTATCTGCTGCCGAGGATTCCGCTGCAGCAGGGGGCGTTCGAGCGGCTGAACCCGATCTACCTCTCCGGAATGTACAGCGCAATAGCCAGACGCTTTAGGAGGGTCGTAACACATTGA
- a CDS encoding glycosyltransferase, translating into MSNSIKFSVVIPAYNAAPFIEKALDSVRNQSYPAFEVLITDDGSKDDTGEVVRRYAEKHPSFPVCYARQENKGIGGARNNGLFRAAGDFIAFLDADDLWYPAKLEKIAQFALQNRTLDVIYHDEVETSSDGTKRILHYHPLRDPVFEHLLFVGNQLSTSATSVRRELAQSISGFSESPEFNSAEDYEFWLRLAKAGARFGHLSEVLGEYLRVEGCVTSRIEYHHGNVFNVVNHHLDQLSQEKAYPESLLRRVYKTRRGQNRFILGMEYCKLGEFRRALNNYLEALALRPFWWKTYAALLQLLLKAIRG; encoded by the coding sequence GTGAGTAATTCCATTAAATTCAGCGTTGTTATTCCTGCCTATAATGCGGCGCCCTTCATAGAAAAAGCTTTGGATTCGGTCAGAAACCAAAGCTACCCCGCGTTTGAGGTTTTAATCACGGACGATGGGTCAAAAGATGATACCGGCGAAGTTGTCAGACGGTACGCCGAGAAGCATCCATCTTTTCCAGTGTGTTACGCTCGACAGGAAAACAAGGGGATCGGCGGTGCACGGAACAACGGTTTGTTTAGAGCTGCCGGTGACTTTATTGCCTTTCTTGACGCTGATGACCTGTGGTATCCTGCAAAGCTCGAAAAAATTGCCCAGTTTGCGCTACAAAATCGGACCCTTGACGTGATTTACCACGACGAGGTTGAGACCTCCTCGGATGGGACTAAAAGGATTCTTCATTATCATCCCCTACGGGACCCCGTTTTTGAGCACCTGCTGTTTGTGGGGAACCAGTTGTCGACATCCGCGACTTCGGTGCGGCGGGAACTGGCGCAATCAATAAGCGGCTTCTCCGAAAGCCCCGAATTCAATAGCGCCGAAGACTACGAGTTCTGGCTCCGTTTGGCTAAGGCTGGAGCACGCTTTGGTCATCTCTCAGAGGTACTGGGCGAATATCTCAGAGTGGAGGGATGTGTCACTTCGCGTATCGAGTACCATCACGGCAACGTGTTCAATGTCGTAAATCACCACCTGGATCAGTTGTCGCAGGAGAAAGCCTATCCCGAGTCCTTGCTGCGCAGGGTGTACAAGACCCGGCGTGGGCAGAACCGTTTCATTCTCGGTATGGAGTACTGCAAACTTGGTGAGTTCAGGCGTGCATTGAACAACTATCTCGAGGCTCTGGCGTTGCGCCCCTTCTGGTGGAAGACGTACGCGGCGCTACTTCAATTGTTGCTGAAAGCGATCAGGGGCTAG
- a CDS encoding glycosyltransferase family 4 protein, with product MKIILFTENYYRGGLDTFTATLINAWPDDDEFVLVSNREYPGADAVGDRLRRPCSFVAYDFTTYAGWAHYTRKNRVVNAVRLAASPLLRYLFLAHEVILLRKLFAQLQGERLLIINGGYPGGDACRAAGIAWGLFSGKPCSIHSFHSLATSSRLYTRAQENAVDAILVKKTKAFVTVSQAAAASMSVRDKIPMDKVSYIYNGIEGPLQEAVAEREFDIRRDLGLSKAAPLCLMLGAYHPHKGHAFLLEAFRVVMDAIPQAHFLMCGYGNKEEVAVVQSEVDRLGLAGRVHLLGFRDDAMELLAQCDVLLVGSQEFESFGLTCVEAMARRVPVVATKVGGLPEVVVDGEGGFCTERDDVDSYAAHVINLLRDEKLRKEQGEKGFSRYLQHFTAQRMAREYAELLKSE from the coding sequence ATGAAGATCATCCTTTTTACCGAAAATTACTATCGCGGGGGGCTCGACACCTTCACTGCGACCCTTATCAATGCCTGGCCTGATGATGATGAGTTCGTCTTAGTTTCGAATAGGGAATATCCTGGGGCCGACGCAGTCGGGGATAGACTCAGAAGACCCTGCAGCTTCGTCGCCTATGACTTCACTACGTACGCCGGTTGGGCTCACTACACGAGGAAAAATCGAGTAGTGAATGCTGTACGGCTCGCTGCGTCTCCGCTGCTGCGTTACCTGTTTCTGGCTCATGAGGTGATTCTTCTGCGTAAGCTGTTCGCACAGCTTCAGGGAGAACGCTTGTTGATAATAAATGGCGGTTACCCAGGAGGAGACGCTTGTCGCGCGGCCGGTATTGCGTGGGGATTGTTCTCTGGCAAGCCATGTAGCATCCACAGCTTCCACAGTCTTGCCACGAGTTCACGCCTCTACACGAGAGCCCAGGAAAATGCCGTGGATGCCATACTGGTGAAAAAGACAAAAGCGTTTGTCACTGTGTCGCAGGCTGCTGCCGCATCGATGTCTGTCCGGGATAAAATCCCAATGGACAAGGTGAGTTACATCTACAACGGAATTGAAGGCCCCCTTCAAGAGGCCGTGGCTGAGAGAGAGTTTGACATCCGCCGAGACCTTGGCCTAAGTAAAGCTGCTCCGCTCTGCCTTATGCTTGGTGCTTATCATCCGCATAAAGGACACGCCTTCCTGCTGGAGGCGTTCCGAGTTGTCATGGATGCAATTCCACAGGCACATTTTCTGATGTGCGGATATGGTAATAAAGAAGAAGTCGCAGTGGTTCAGAGCGAGGTGGATCGTCTCGGCTTGGCTGGCAGGGTGCACTTGCTAGGCTTCAGAGACGATGCAATGGAGCTTCTCGCGCAGTGCGATGTTCTTTTGGTCGGATCGCAGGAATTCGAGTCCTTCGGCCTGACATGCGTAGAAGCGATGGCACGTCGCGTGCCGGTGGTGGCAACCAAGGTCGGGGGATTGCCGGAAGTCGTTGTGGACGGTGAGGGGGGATTCTGTACCGAGCGCGACGATGTTGATTCCTATGCGGCACACGTAATAAACTTGCTGCGGGACGAGAAGTTGCGTAAAGAGCAGGGCGAAAAGGGGTTTTCCCGATACCTGCAGCACTTCACAGCGCAGAGAATGGCTCGGGAGTACGCAGAGCTGCTAAAGAGTGAGTGA
- a CDS encoding acyltransferase, which translates to MNKLRKFFHFHVVTKVAVDYRFLRARFFLYFFNLIPDFYTLSPLRNIFLKWGGASISIMDAYVRSPLWCSDLSHLRIGRGVFMNIGCRIEGAAPVVIGDRCQVGPFCCFENVNHTETGDQALPVSIGAGVWIGARAVLTPGTEIGDCSVIAAGAVVTKKVPGGELWGGVPARKIRNTPPVQ; encoded by the coding sequence ATGAATAAACTTAGGAAGTTTTTCCACTTTCATGTTGTGACTAAGGTGGCTGTTGATTATCGATTCCTCCGGGCTCGATTTTTCCTCTACTTCTTCAACCTAATCCCAGACTTTTATACTCTGTCCCCCCTGCGAAACATCTTCTTGAAATGGGGAGGGGCTAGTATATCCATCATGGACGCGTACGTACGTTCCCCGCTTTGGTGTTCCGACCTTAGTCATTTGCGAATAGGTAGAGGTGTATTCATGAATATCGGGTGTCGCATCGAGGGTGCGGCACCAGTTGTTATAGGTGACCGCTGCCAGGTAGGCCCCTTTTGCTGTTTTGAGAACGTGAACCATACCGAAACTGGAGACCAGGCTCTTCCTGTATCAATCGGGGCGGGAGTCTGGATTGGAGCACGAGCGGTACTTACCCCCGGCACAGAGATTGGTGATTGTTCCGTAATAGCTGCGGGAGCCGTCGTCACAAAAAAAGTACCCGGCGGCGAGTTGTGGGGTGGTGTCCCTGCACGAAAGATTAGAAACACTCCCCCTGTTCAGTGA
- a CDS encoding lipopolysaccharide biosynthesis protein, whose protein sequence is MSEHSLKSRFKFKLFSNITGVLLGLITMAFIPRALGPENFGKFEFITNNFKLILDTVTLQVPVAFFNWVSRKGHKEETDVASGVTLYFSVIAAVVFALFIATTVLTGTHSLLWPGVDAPYLWEAFLFTVIVFLYQLLVFLADGMSLTVGLERIRLLQNVLKAAILLGLVLVGVMNLHSYFLGQIAVMALSVLLSAFWLRKQNACDGRALAVWTFNRSDIRDYWSFAWHYAKPLTILMAGGFLFLYFDRWFLQLIGGSVQQGYFGISDRLGAIAFVFTNAMTPLLTREFAFAHEEKNTERLVRLFDRIKLFLFIAAVISCFLSAESETIIKLIGGDKFRGAAMPIAIMALYPIHQTFGQLSGALLMATGQTRLYSRIGLFMLIGSVPITYFLLAPSNFAVPGLAMGASGLALKMLLVQFFATNMQLFCNTRYLGISYAKWLAYQLSMIPAVYLTAKATSLISEAVASSFFADRADDIFANGVAFVGSGLVYCTALLGIIFLVPRIAGLSRHEISAFKLSALFKA, encoded by the coding sequence GTGAGTGAGCATTCCCTAAAAAGCAGGTTTAAATTCAAGCTATTCAGTAATATCACAGGCGTACTGCTCGGCCTGATTACCATGGCCTTTATCCCACGTGCTCTTGGGCCCGAAAACTTCGGCAAGTTTGAGTTCATTACGAACAACTTCAAACTGATCCTCGACACCGTAACGCTCCAAGTGCCAGTGGCCTTTTTCAACTGGGTGTCGCGCAAGGGGCATAAAGAAGAGACAGACGTCGCCTCAGGCGTAACACTGTATTTTTCGGTAATTGCCGCAGTAGTCTTTGCGCTCTTCATAGCGACGACCGTTCTCACCGGGACCCACTCGCTGCTCTGGCCGGGGGTTGATGCTCCTTACCTGTGGGAAGCCTTCCTGTTCACCGTAATCGTCTTTCTCTACCAGTTGCTGGTTTTTCTGGCCGATGGAATGTCACTAACGGTCGGGTTGGAGCGGATCAGGCTTTTGCAAAACGTGTTGAAGGCTGCGATCCTGCTGGGGCTGGTCCTCGTGGGCGTGATGAACCTGCATAGTTATTTTTTGGGGCAGATTGCGGTCATGGCGCTGAGCGTTCTGCTTTCGGCCTTCTGGCTCAGAAAGCAGAACGCCTGTGACGGGCGCGCTCTTGCGGTTTGGACATTCAACCGGAGTGATATACGGGATTACTGGTCTTTCGCATGGCACTACGCGAAGCCGCTCACTATTCTCATGGCTGGTGGATTTCTCTTTCTCTACTTCGACCGCTGGTTTCTACAGTTGATCGGTGGTTCTGTGCAGCAAGGGTATTTCGGGATTTCAGACCGGCTTGGAGCTATAGCCTTCGTCTTTACCAATGCCATGACGCCCCTGTTGACCCGCGAGTTTGCGTTTGCGCACGAAGAGAAAAACACAGAGAGGCTGGTCCGACTCTTTGACAGAATCAAGCTTTTCCTCTTCATTGCCGCTGTGATCAGCTGTTTCCTTTCTGCCGAGAGCGAGACTATCATCAAGTTAATAGGGGGCGACAAGTTCAGAGGGGCGGCGATGCCGATTGCAATCATGGCCCTGTACCCGATACATCAGACGTTCGGGCAACTAAGCGGTGCATTGCTGATGGCGACTGGGCAGACGCGACTGTATTCACGTATCGGCCTGTTCATGTTGATCGGTAGCGTACCCATCACCTACTTTTTGTTGGCTCCCTCGAATTTTGCCGTGCCCGGGTTAGCCATGGGGGCAAGTGGCTTGGCGTTGAAGATGCTTTTGGTGCAGTTTTTTGCCACCAATATGCAACTTTTCTGCAATACCCGTTACCTCGGCATCTCCTACGCCAAGTGGCTTGCGTATCAACTCAGCATGATCCCTGCGGTGTACCTAACTGCTAAAGCGACATCACTTATTTCTGAGGCTGTTGCGAGCAGCTTCTTTGCCGATCGGGCCGACGACATCTTTGCGAATGGCGTTGCCTTCGTCGGTTCGGGCCTCGTCTACTGCACCGCGCTGCTTGGCATAATATTCCTGGTGCCGCGGATAGCCGGATTGTCGCGTCACGAGATAAGTGCCTTTAAGCTGTCGGCCTTGTTTAAGGCTTAG
- a CDS encoding LIC12162 family transferase encodes MTIASTTEPFFLATTAQEAFWDTEKRIVFLGEWCRLFSRKEYWQTLDATVAQSPYQTLAAVEHYYACASEICEELLTALTEALNEIHGTSHSLRFWRIVIGPWLFYYVHTNLDRFVRIKDVFAQHPDLTTVALSEQSFVVPRDTMEAVDLCKTDLFNLQLYSRVFTFLGHDFPTVEAPELPQAAKQTSKEKLTTRLFLLKAANFAVKKACTAIKDRPGILYKSSYFSPDVELQLFLRTRGKFRPVGRKPVRGAVGPTDSTLRGRLASYLPAGDDFRAFLQQVVPLDLPRCFLEGFRELADEASQYPLNPTAVFSSNAYFYDEAFKVWAGASAEKGALLLGSQHGGNYGVAKCLKPQEHEAAICDRYYSWGWHDDGHPVVTPFPAAKLTGRRTIGADNSKKRILLASTASFRYLVQFPFLPEYFDDYLAWQQLFCATLDEGRRKDLSVRLLAEDLGWDLKHRWRAAFPEVYLEEEGASANFSDSLAACRLFIADHVSTTYIEALSANKPTVMFFNRERYSVRGEAQRNLDLLRKAGILHDTPQQAAQVVNEVYADVEIWWNQPERQRARQEFCNVFGRTSHDSVSLWSREFLSIFNAGLKAR; translated from the coding sequence ATGACTATAGCATCGACTACCGAGCCATTCTTTCTTGCAACGACTGCGCAGGAAGCTTTCTGGGATACGGAGAAGCGGATTGTCTTTCTGGGCGAATGGTGCCGGCTCTTCAGCAGGAAAGAATACTGGCAAACTCTTGACGCTACCGTTGCGCAAAGTCCCTACCAGACGCTGGCTGCGGTCGAGCATTACTACGCCTGCGCCTCCGAGATCTGTGAAGAGCTGTTGACTGCTTTGACAGAGGCTTTGAACGAGATCCACGGCACGTCTCACTCGCTGCGCTTTTGGCGCATCGTGATCGGACCATGGCTCTTCTACTACGTGCACACCAACCTGGACCGGTTCGTGCGCATCAAGGACGTTTTCGCGCAACACCCGGACCTGACCACAGTTGCACTTTCTGAACAGTCCTTTGTAGTACCGCGTGACACCATGGAGGCTGTAGACCTCTGCAAGACGGATCTGTTCAACCTGCAGCTTTACAGCCGGGTCTTCACCTTTTTGGGCCATGACTTCCCTACGGTGGAGGCCCCAGAGTTACCACAGGCAGCCAAGCAGACCTCAAAAGAGAAACTGACAACGCGTCTCTTCCTATTGAAAGCAGCCAACTTTGCGGTTAAGAAGGCATGCACCGCAATCAAGGACAGGCCGGGGATCCTGTACAAGAGTTCCTACTTCTCTCCAGACGTTGAACTGCAGCTGTTTTTGAGAACGCGCGGCAAGTTCCGGCCGGTCGGCAGAAAGCCGGTCAGAGGGGCCGTCGGGCCTACTGACAGCACCCTGCGCGGACGCTTGGCGTCGTACCTCCCGGCCGGTGACGATTTCAGGGCTTTTCTGCAACAGGTGGTTCCGCTCGACCTTCCGCGCTGTTTCCTTGAGGGATTCAGAGAATTGGCTGACGAGGCTTCGCAATATCCGTTAAATCCCACGGCGGTCTTTTCCTCTAATGCCTACTTCTACGATGAGGCCTTCAAGGTCTGGGCGGGCGCCAGTGCGGAAAAGGGAGCTTTGCTGCTGGGATCACAGCATGGCGGCAACTATGGTGTCGCGAAGTGTCTGAAACCTCAGGAGCACGAAGCAGCTATCTGCGATCGGTACTATTCATGGGGCTGGCACGACGATGGCCACCCTGTCGTGACCCCCTTTCCTGCCGCGAAGCTGACCGGGCGCAGGACGATTGGCGCTGACAATAGCAAAAAAAGGATCTTGCTCGCCTCGACGGCAAGCTTTAGATACCTCGTCCAGTTCCCGTTTTTGCCAGAGTACTTCGACGACTATTTGGCATGGCAGCAACTGTTCTGCGCCACCCTCGATGAGGGACGCCGTAAGGACCTTTCAGTCAGGCTATTGGCGGAAGACCTTGGCTGGGACCTCAAACACCGCTGGAGGGCAGCTTTTCCGGAGGTGTACCTGGAAGAGGAGGGCGCCAGTGCCAACTTCTCTGACAGCCTGGCTGCGTGCCGTCTTTTCATTGCCGACCATGTTTCAACAACTTACATAGAGGCGCTTTCCGCCAACAAGCCCACAGTTATGTTTTTCAACCGTGAGAGGTATTCGGTCCGAGGCGAAGCGCAGCGCAATTTGGACCTGTTACGGAAAGCCGGCATCCTGCATGATACACCGCAGCAGGCGGCCCAAGTTGTGAACGAAGTCTACGCCGATGTGGAAATCTGGTGGAACCAGCCTGAAAGACAGCGGGCACGACAGGAGTTCTGCAACGTGTTTGGCCGGACGTCCCATGACTCGGTCTCCTTGTGGAGTCGGGAATTTCTCTCAATCTTCAATGCAGGGTTAAAGGCTAGATAG
- the pseG gene encoding UDP-2,4-diacetamido-2,4,6-trideoxy-beta-L-altropyranose hydrolase — MSGVSSKSLKVVFRADSSVDLGAGHVMRCLTLAAALRERGCAVSFISRDLPGNISANVEAAGYPVFRIPVEKIPTPDVPFALDVPADIARTAEILRQEQDVDWLVIDHYGVDESWETPLRSLVGKIMVIDDVANRRHDCDLLLDQNLYENMESRYDGLVPEHCTKFLGPRYALLRDEFVQARRSLRERDGSVKRILITFGGGDASNETAKALEAWRTVGRDDISVDVVVGGANPHREQLRQLCAGLPNVSFHCNVNNMAQMMAAADLAIGAGGSTTWERCFLGLPSITLIVADNQAATTTAVGVQGATLNVGWYEDVDSTGLAGIIRRVLSDPKALLEMTACGFALMGGAASTGAALLAQILCDTSLKGAGTSAK; from the coding sequence ATGTCCGGCGTATCGAGCAAAAGCTTAAAGGTCGTCTTCAGAGCCGATTCCTCAGTGGACCTCGGTGCCGGTCACGTCATGCGCTGCCTCACCTTGGCGGCCGCATTGCGCGAGCGCGGCTGTGCGGTCTCTTTTATCAGCCGTGATCTCCCCGGGAACATCTCCGCTAATGTCGAGGCCGCCGGCTACCCCGTGTTCCGCATTCCAGTTGAGAAGATTCCTACCCCTGACGTGCCCTTTGCCTTGGATGTACCGGCGGACATCGCCCGGACCGCCGAGATTCTGCGGCAGGAGCAGGACGTCGACTGGCTGGTCATTGACCATTACGGCGTGGATGAATCATGGGAAACGCCCTTGCGTTCGCTGGTCGGCAAAATCATGGTGATCGACGATGTTGCCAACCGCCGCCACGACTGCGACCTCCTGCTGGACCAGAATCTCTATGAGAACATGGAGTCGCGTTACGACGGGCTGGTGCCGGAGCATTGCACGAAGTTTCTCGGACCTCGCTACGCCCTGCTTCGTGATGAATTCGTACAGGCGCGCCGCTCTTTGCGGGAGCGAGACGGTTCCGTCAAGCGCATCCTGATCACCTTTGGCGGCGGGGATGCCAGCAATGAGACAGCCAAGGCCCTGGAGGCGTGGCGCACGGTGGGGCGCGACGACATATCGGTTGATGTCGTCGTCGGTGGGGCCAATCCGCACCGGGAGCAGTTGCGGCAGTTATGTGCCGGACTCCCTAACGTCTCGTTCCATTGCAACGTGAACAACATGGCCCAAATGATGGCCGCAGCCGATCTCGCCATCGGCGCCGGCGGCAGCACCACTTGGGAGCGCTGCTTCCTTGGTCTCCCTTCAATCACCCTCATCGTCGCCGACAATCAGGCCGCGACCACCACTGCCGTCGGCGTGCAGGGAGCGACGCTCAATGTGGGATGGTACGAGGACGTCGATTCAACTGGTTTGGCGGGAATCATAAGACGGGTGCTGAGTGATCCGAAGGCATTGCTGGAGATGACGGCATGCGGCTTCGCTCTTATGGGGGGGGCAGCCTCGACGGGAGCTGCTCTTCTGGCACAGATCCTTTGTGACACGTCTTTGAAGGGTGCGGGTACCTCGGCGAAATGA
- a CDS encoding winged helix-turn-helix transcriptional regulator yields MNGDDEKVLDTYRSFLLLSEISGDQQLSQRELAKRLGIALGLVNSYLKNLVAKGFVRVNNFPKNRYAYLLTPKGFAEKSRLAYQHLSYFSGLYTVARQDYLKLFKSMSAHGVKQVAFCGIDEVAEIAYLSLKEAGMELTVAMDAEAAGRKFFDKSVVTPAIGLLSGNHNIVITSMKRGDALREELLRMGVTPERIHQAGRS; encoded by the coding sequence ATGAACGGTGACGACGAAAAGGTTTTAGATACTTATCGCTCTTTTCTCCTCCTCTCGGAGATCTCCGGTGACCAGCAGCTCTCGCAACGCGAGCTGGCGAAACGCCTCGGTATCGCCTTGGGACTGGTCAACTCCTACCTGAAGAACTTGGTAGCCAAAGGGTTCGTCCGGGTCAACAACTTCCCCAAGAACCGTTACGCCTACCTCCTCACCCCCAAAGGTTTCGCCGAAAAAAGCCGCCTTGCCTACCAGCACCTGAGCTACTTCTCCGGCCTCTACACGGTTGCCCGTCAGGATTACCTGAAGCTGTTCAAGTCCATGTCGGCGCACGGGGTCAAGCAGGTAGCCTTCTGCGGCATCGACGAAGTCGCCGAGATCGCTTACCTCTCGTTGAAGGAAGCCGGAATGGAGCTGACGGTGGCGATGGACGCCGAGGCGGCCGGACGGAAGTTCTTTGACAAGTCGGTGGTAACCCCGGCGATCGGTCTGTTGTCCGGCAACCACAATATAGTTATTACCTCGATGAAGCGAGGCGATGCTCTGCGCGAGGAATTGCTGCGCATGGGCGTGACCCCCGAACGGATCCACCAGGCGGGGCGGAGCTGA